Part of the Nycticebus coucang isolate mNycCou1 chromosome 22, mNycCou1.pri, whole genome shotgun sequence genome, TGGTGTGCTGGGCAAACCGTTGAGACCTGGGGGTGGGAAGGGTGGTTAGAAAAGCCTTGCCCACAGATCTGATTCCAGGCTGGGCGTGGGTTCCACCAGGCAATAGGTTCCCAGTGCACATCTGTGGAGTGAGTACAGGGGAGGAAGCATTCGGGAGACATTCCCGCACCCTCCCTGGAGGTTCTGGTGCTTCCCGTTAAGACTGGTCAGCTAGGAAGTGGGATAGGATCCCTGCCATAAACTTCTGGATCTTGGAAATTCAAGACTAGGGGCCAATGTGAGCAGAGGGGAGAACTGTCCTTATAACAAGGATGTCCCTCCTGGCTCCAAGGCCAGCTTCACTCAAGGCCTGTTGCCACTCCATTGGATTTTCCACCTCCCTTTTGGATTAGAAAGGGGTCACTGGGACTGCTGATTTTCAGACTCAAGAAGGGTTTGGGATCTTCCAGGAAGGGAAGGGTTATGGAGGCCTAGAATATGCTCAGGGTGCAGCCAAGGCCCAGGAGTGCTGAATGCTGGGTGAGTCTTTGTAAGTTGCATGTATACCCTCTTATCCTTGAAAACCATCCCAGCAGCAGTGCCTGCACAGCAAAGCACAGTGGTGGAGGGCAGACTCCATGTTGACCCCCAGTTCACATGACCAGTCATGTGAACATACTGAACATTCTCTAGCTGCAGCTTTCCTTCACTGAAGGGGCTTCTAAGGTCTACTTCAGGATACCCTGAGGGCTCCCCTGGTACCTGTGTCTCCTGGGGAGTGCCACGCAGGCTGTGCACAGGTCTCACCTGTTTCTTACTCTTTGCAGGGGTTGGCATCTGCACGTCCTTCGCCGGCATCTCCTGGGCGCTGCTAGACTACCACCGGGCCTTGCGCACCTGCCTCCCATCCAAGCCCCGCCTGGGCCTGGGCTCCTCTCTGATCTTCTTCCTTTGGAACCTGCTGCTGCTGTGGCCCCGAGTCCTGGCTGTGGCCCTGTTCTCAGCCCTCTTCCCCCGCTACGTGGCTCTGCACTTCCTGGGCCTGTGGCTGGTGCTGCTGCTCTGGGTCTGGCTTCAGGGCACAGACTTCatgccagaccctgtctctgaatgGCTGTATCGGGCGACAGTGGCCACAATCCTCTATTTCTCCTGGTTCAACGTAGCTGAGGGCCGCACTCGAGGCCGGGCCACCATCCACCTGGCATTCCTCTTGAGTGACAGCATTCTCCTGGTGGCCACTGGGATGACTCATAGCACCTGGCTGCCCAGAGGGGCTGCACTGAAGATATGGCTGCTTGTGGGGGGCATCTGCTTCCTTTTGGGTCTGGCTTTGCGTCTTGTCTACTACCACTGGCTGCACCCTAGCTGTCGCTGGGAGCCTGACCGGGTGGATGGGACCCGGAGTCTTCTTTCCCCAGAGGAACATCAGCTGCCTCAGAACAGGCGAGTGGCCGGATTGGCTCACACCTTCTTTCCCAAGGCTAAGGATGCAGCTGCTTCGCCAGTGAAGGAAGAAGTAAATGGGGTCCTTTGAGACAGGGTGTGACCCTGCTAGGGGACATGGACAGTAACTCAGCCAGTAGAAGGCAGAAAAGATAAGCTAATAATGCTGTTCTGGGCCTTGATCTGCTCAACAAAGTGGGATACCCACTCTGTGCCAGGGACTGGAGACAGGATTTAGTAAGGCAGAGCCTCTTTCAAGGGATGCACAGTGTGACCAAGATGAGAAGGCTAGGTCCTGGAGGGTCAAGGGCTCTGGTTATATAATGTTTAGGACACtttgggagggaagaagagataCCCCTCTTCTCTCCACCCCCTGCCAGTATAGCTGGTGACCCAGAACTTTTACTTATTGGGATCTGGCCACCTCTAAAATACCTGGTAGAGGTTCAGTCCCACCCCTGAAAGACCCAGGAGCCTCCAGGGGGCTATTCTGTAGAATTCTTCCTCCCATGGCCCACCCCATTCATTCAATATTTACTGAGAGCATTTTATGTGCCAGGAACAGCATTCTGTCCCTGGAACCTGGAACAAGATTAGCTGCCACCCCTAGCTTTATCCTCCTCTTATTCCAGCCAGTCCTGGGTTGGATCTCAAAGGCTGAAGCCTGGGAGGTATAACTCTGGTGGCCTTGGTCTGCCCCTCCAGGGTCTCAGTACAGTTGATCTAGCTTCCACTCCTGTTCTCAAGGGGCCGCCTTCCAACTAAATGCCTTGTGACTCTGTGGACTGGGCCATACCCAGcctgttgagtatttttttttttatcctttagcCAGTGTACCTCCTACCTCAGTGTGTGAGAGGAAGaaagtgtgtgtgcatatacgtCTCTGTGAGAAGAGACATGTGGTGTTTTTGTTTAACAGTGTTATTAAAACTTCAAGAAACCTTCAACCCAGTCTGTGTCATTAAACAAAATCTAGAGTTCAAAGTCTCCTGAGAAGAAGGGGTCAGGGACATGAAATCTACCTCAAAATTGGTAAAGGTGTCCAGGGCAGTGAAAAAAGAGCCGGTGTAGGTATGATTTCTCAATCTTGCTTCCCAGGTCCAGGAACTGGTGGGCCAGCATGGGATCAGCTTCAGGGTCTGGGATGAGAACCCAGATCTGGGTTGACTGTAGAgcactgtttttcaacctttatttcATGGGACACTTcgactatagttaaacttccacaacacatttaaattcagttgatcaaagagtaaaaaagaaaagaagatacttACTGtgcattgaatttctttcaaaaataattagccagatatggtggctcatgcctataatctaagcactctgggaggccgaggtaggtgggttgcttgagcttaggagttcgagaccagcctgagcaagagcaagaccccatctctactaaaattagaatagctgaggcaagaggatctcttgagtccgagttggaggttgctatgagctatgatgcacggcactctactcagggtgatagcttgagacggtctcaaaaatttttttgtaaataatttaaaaaatttttcatggtacacctaagatcctctcatggcacaccagttgaagaTCACCGACCTAGTGCATTCTCTTAACTACCAGCTCTGCTGCCAGGCCTGGCTGGAGTAGCTACAAACACCTTTAGTACCAGCAAGTAATACGAGAGCCTGGGTGAGGAAAGTTCTTTGTGGCctagcacggtggctcacacttgtactcctagcactcagggaggctaaggagagaggattgcttgagctcaggacatttgagactagcctgagcaagagctagaccttgtctctactaaaaaccagttgggcattgtggcaggcacctatagtcatagctactcaggaggctgaggcaggaggatcacttgaacctaagagtttgaggttgctgtgagctatgatgccatagcacactacccagggtgacagaataaaactgcctcaacaacaaaaaagtctttTTGCTGGGAGCTCTGAGAGACTAAGTGATGAGGTGACTTATGGGACAAAGGCAATGGTGCTGGGGAGGTGGAATCTTTTACTGTTTTGGGAGGTCTGTAGTTTGGACagtcaaggaaagaaaaaggtcaCTGGAGACAGAAGAAAAGGTTCTATCAGTCAGCAGTGTGATGGGATCCAGATTAGTTTCAGGTCTATTATTCGTTTATTCTACTGGAGACACTAATAGGATTAAGCCAAAGGTGTAGTCTATCAGATAGTGTTAAgtgctaataaaataaaataaaataaaatagggaagGGGTAGAGAGTATTTGTATTGGGGGTGGGcgttacaacttttttttttttttttttaagagaagacaagagtctcactctatggcccttggtagagtgccgtggtgccacagctcacagcaacctccaacttctgggcttaggcgattctcttgcctcagcctcccaagtagctgggagtacaagcacctgccacaatgcccagctatttttttgttgcaatttggccagggtcgggttcgaacccaccaccctcgatatatggggccggtgctctacccactgagccacaggcactgcccgggagTTACAACTTTAATAGAACGGCCAGGGAAAGCCTCCCTCAGAAACTGATAAGCCTTAAAGAAAAGGGAGGGATAGAATCCTCTCAGCAGTGACTGTGTAATATGGCCTGTAAACATTAAGAGCAGAGACCAGAATCACTGGTGGTTTGAATTATTGTGAGGGAAGCAATGTTGCAAATGGAATTCCAGGCACTGATGGAGAGCTTGTGGTGACCACTCTAGGGTCCTGGAGCTAAGGATGCCCCAGAGCTgaaaggtggggggagggagaggctcTGGGAAGACGATGCTTGTAATTTTGACATATATGGCATATTACAGGCAGAAAGGATCTTGTAGATCATCCAAACTAGTGACTTCCAGACTTTTCAATATCATGGACCAGTAAAATGTTCAATGTAGTTACCAATTTAACAAAAAAAgcgggcagcacccatagctctgtgtgtagggcgctggccacatactccgacgctggtgggtttgaatccagcctgggcctgctaacaaaaaaaaaaaaaaaagccactttacTACCACcatcagctgggtgcagtgactcatgcccataatcccagcactctggaaggctgaggcaagaggagcgcttgaggccaggagtttgaaactctttctctacaaaaaatagaaaaatgagccaggcctagtggcgtgtgcctgtagtcagtCCTCAGAGGCTAAGAGGAggctcatttgagcccaggagtttgagggtgttgtgagctatgatgaagccaatgtattctagcccagacaacagagtgagaccctgtctcaatcgATCAATAAAATCCCAAACAAACGAAAAACCAAAACTACCACCATCTTTATCTCATAAAAGAGAGGATGTGACAATCTCAGAACAAAGGACCAATTATTTAATggaatacatttaaatatatatatatatatatacacacacactagaaatcatttcttctcaaTTCACAGGGAATATCAAAGATTGAGACCCGGAGAGGGCAGGCCTGGCCTTATTGCTCAACCTTGCCTTGGACATTGGTCTTAAGGATGTCACTTCCCCTTCCCACCACAGTTCTTCTTGTCATACGTGTAGATGATTAGGCTCAGGGACTGTTGCCATATAGGCACAAACAGAAGACCCAGTGTTTCAGGCAATTTCCTGTTTTTCCTCtgataaaatctttttatttttttagagacagagtctcactctgtcaccctgggtagagtgccgtgatgtcaaagctcatagcaacctccaggtcttggacttaggtgattctcttgcctcagcctcccaagtagcactgCCATAAAGCCCggctaaataaaatcttttttaaaagatgtattttttcttttggattaatatcagggtacatacgattgggttacattgtttgcatttgtaaggtaaagtccaagtggcagttgagctcttcacccagaggTGTGTCATGTACACCTAAAaggtacccattaggtgggaacttacccaaCCCTTACCCTCCGCATTCCCCCCTtttgaacttgttttttttttttttttgtagagacaagagtctcactttatggccctcggtagagtgccgtggtgtcacacagctcacagcaacctccacctcctaggcttaggcgattctcttgcctcagcctcctaactgggactacaggtgcccgccacaatgcccggctattttttttttgttgttgcagttcggctggggcagggtttgaacccgccacccttggtatatggggctggcgccctacccattgagccataggcgccgccctggacttGTCGTTCTCTCATGATGGCCTGTAGTTGCTCATCTGCAAGTCTCAACACAGTATTGAatacaaaaagacatttttcttattttatttttggctaagATTTCATCTAATACTCTCTGGGTGAAATTGTCAAATGATGGTAACATGTATGCAGTTAAATCCAAACAATAGTGTTGTCACTTGAAAAGCTGCAGAATTTAGCAGTCAAGTAATTCATTGGCGTATGCAACTAGAAATTCCCAGTTAACATTCctgccaaaattttttttttaattgtaagaaacttgcttttgaaaaacaaaaaccttccgggcggcgcctgtggctcagtgagtagggtgccgaccccatataccgagggtggcgggttcaaacccagcccccgccaaactgcaacaacaaaaaatagccaggcgttgtggcgggcggctgtagtcccagctgctcaggttgaggcaggagaatcgcgtaagctcaagagctggaggttgctgtgagtcctgtgacatcatggcactctacagagggtagttaagtgagactctgtctctacaaaaaaataaataaatgaaaataaaaatcttcctaAATGCTAATTTTTACCTACCACCAAAAGGTTTGTAGGAGAAATGTGCATGTTATATTAAGTGTAGAGGGAGATGGAGGTTTATTCCTTGGGCTTGGAAATCAATGCCTCTAGTAGCTTGCTTACAACTGAGGCTATAGCAACTAACAGGTTTGCTTTAATAGTGTCATTCAAAATCTGCACCTAATGAGGAACAGATTTAATAACTAAGATAGAAGGCACATGCTCCTGAggaatttggggaaaaatatatGATAGTCTGACATGTATCATACTTGAAGCTAGAACtgaattctaattttcttcactGGACTAAATGGCAGAAAAGGCTTCTTaactgttgtccaggctagtgtGGGACAGCCAGACCcaaactaaaagaaatgaaacGAGAAGCTTGATACAACATAGAATCAGGCCAAATCAAACAACATTTGATACTAGTTTGTCCGTTTTATTGCTTCTGCAGTGTAAGCTCAGCACAGCAAGGtattgagatttttctctttggtaATTAAATTCCAGCATATTTGACAACAAATGAGATCATTCCAGTTCTAataaaaagcaatatatatttgAAACAATTAAGAAATGCTTCcttgcaaaaatatttattttcccatgTGTATTTATaccaaattgtttttttatttttttggtgaaatAAATGACCTAGTTGTTAAAACAGTGACAAAGTCTTTCCAAAATCTTTATGAAGCCCTTATTAAGAGCCTACGTAGACAGCAACTGGGCTTATCCTATTCAGAAAACACACAGGATCAAActgtatagaaaataaaaactttatttttttcaagtttataaGACAGTTCCCATTACATATAACATTATGGTCAAGGATTCTACAGCCATGAATGCCCGCAGTCACATAAATATATCTAATCCAATCAATGCCTTTTCTTGCTAAAAGAGGCATCTCAAGTCCATAGGGAGTTGTGTTTTGAGAAGTCGTCCATAAAGGGATGGCTCCCGTCAGTGCATCAGAACAGCCAAGGAGCCTTGCTTTCTGGAGCTGACTTAGTGAGGAAGGGGCAGACGGCCTGCTGACTGGGGCTGGAACAGACtagattttctcttttgtggtTTAAGATATTTTAGAATCTCAGAATTCAGATTTGGCTTCTGTAGTATCTGGGGAGTTCTAACTTTTGGATGAAAAAGGAAACCAATATAGTGGTAAGAAACAGAAGCTTGCTTAAGATGGGACCTGACTGCCCCCTTGAGGAGCGAGCAGTGAGAAGACAGACTCACGCTCACCACTCCTTGGCTGGGACCATCACTCTCCCAAGAAAGAGGGAGATGTTGCTCTGCCCCTGTACCCTTCTCTCTGCTGGCTCAGTGGCACTGACACCCATTCAAGGTAGTGGACATCCAGAAGTTCCATATGCTACAGCTGGAGTTTGCCAATCAGGTCTATCAGAGCTTTAAAGCTGAGTTTATGTAAACTGCAACCAAGCTGTGGCATGAGTCTCTTGGGACACTAGTTTTGCACCCCTCGCCCCCCACACCTGCAAAGCAGAAGACAGGAACACTCCAATCAAACATAAGCCCAAATAGGCATCTAACTATGGACAGGTGTCCATCCTCCTGGATACCATCAGCTGCCCGGGGAGGTGGAAAGGGTGATGCTAAGGCACAGTCAGTTTTACATTCGAAAGTCAAGCCTCCTCTTGAACCCAGGGCATACCTGATACTCCAGATCCACTGGTGGGAATAGACCCCCCCACCTTGAAATGTGCAGACCCATCTTAGAGAACCTAGGTGCCCAGCTGGGGAAGGACTCATCACTGGCTAATTAAGAGCACAAGGACCACAGTATCCTTTGGCCCTTGACTTCCAACAGCTCTTGATGCTACTCACTTACTTCCTTTCCAGATTTTTGTAATGGAGAGGAGGAAAAACAGGGTAAGAAGAACACTGTGTCCTGGACAATTCCCTTTGGCAAAGATGAGCCAAGAAGCTCCTATTTTCTGTCTGCCCTCTAAATGAGGGCAGTAGCAACCGGAAAACAGCAGACCACTCTGCTCAGAGAGCCTCCTTACCTCTCTTGGCCAAGTtccaagttcctttttttttttttttttagagaaagagtctcactttatggccctcggtagagtgccgtggcctcacacagctcacagcaacctccaactcctgggcttaagcgattctcttgcctcagcctcccgagtagctgggactacaggcgcccaccacaacgcctggctattttttggttgcagtttggccggggccgggtttgaacccgccaccctcggtatatggggccggtgccctaccgactgagccacaggcaccgccccccaagTTCCTTTTGAAATGAGCTAAACTGGGAAGTCAGGGAAAGAGGAAATAGCCCACTGGTAAGAGTCCAGGTCCTACTCTAAGAGGAAGGAGCTGCCCCAGGGTAGGGTGAGGGAAGTGTCTGTGTACTGACGTGTAGTTATCACTCCATAGCCTCATAAACCTGAAGCACAGCACCAACAGGGTGGCCTCTGCCCAGGACAAGAAACCAACAACTATATTGGCAATAAGGGGAAGGAGGATTTGAGGCCTGAAAGCAAAACCTAGAGATGTCTGAGATCAGCCATCAAGCGAAGCAAAGCAGCATCTGGACAACTATGCTGAATATAGACCAAGGGAAGGTCTGTCTCAGACTCTACCTACTCCCCTCACCCCACAGGAAGCAGGCCGAAGAGGCAGCCAAGTAATGGAGCACTGACTTCAGCTACTCTCCAAAACTGTACTCCCTAACATTGTGAGTCCTGAAGCAGTTTTCAATGAGTTCTGAAGGAATGTGTATACCAGCCTCTCTGTTGCCATCTGGGTAACCTGGTATTGGAAGTCCTGCTTCTTTGTGCTGCAACATCTCTGGAAATGGGCAGGCAGAATCTTTGAGCACAAATGATTATGGCTGGACTTGCTCAAGGATGCCTCCTTCTGAGGACCAAGCTGGCATCATTCTCTGTGCAGCCTAGGAGGTGGAACTTCCTCAGCTCTAGGGAAGTTTATCCTGCCCGAGCAGATGCCCAGCTTTGAGGGATAGGGCACCCCACAAACACTGGGCTGGAAGGCTGTGACTAGTGCTTGGGCACCCATCAATCTGCCCATAGGCCCAGTTGAGATGCTCTTGCACTTGGCCCAGGATTAGGTCTTCAGACATGAAGCAAGAGATCCAGCACTCTCATTTAAATTAGGAAAGTCTAGCCTTCTGGTTTCCCACTTTAGAATGGGATTCGAGAAGTGAGGTGTTCCATGGGAAATTGGGTTTTAATTACAGCAATCTTCTGTTTAGTTTCAGGTAGAGATCTGCGTGAATATATACCTAGGACACCCTTCATATGGCTTAAGGGCTCCCTTAAAGAAAGTCAAACACATTGGTAATTTTGGCCAAAATGTAGTTAGAAGCCTGTTTTCAGACTTGATTTGACTTCTTGGATACAATACCCAGGGACTGGCCAGAGGTGTCTGCAGGAGAATGAGAGCCTGACTAAGAAGCAAGAGGCTGTGGCGCCGAGCCATCTGGTGGGCAAAGGGTGCTGTAAGTGGAACCTTCTTGTCTCAAGAGCTATAAAGGtggtgaaattcttttttttttttttttgtagagacagagtctcactttatggccctcagtagagtgccgtggactcacacagctcacagcaacctccaactcctaggcttaagcgattctcttgcctcagcctcccgagtagctgggactacaggcgcccgccacaacacccggctattttttggttgcagttcggccggggccaggtttgaacctgccaccctcggtatatggggccggcgcctcaccgactgagccacaggtgctgcccccaaggtggtgaaattctttttttttttttttaaatattttcttctatcccgtgggctttttttttttaacatttatttattttatttatttatttttatttttttggccggggctgggtttgaacccgccacctctggcatatgggaccggcgccctacccgctgagccacaggcgccaccaaggtGGTGAAATTCTTAAGAAGCCTTAGTCCCTTCTCTCCAGTTTGAAGGACATAGTCTTTTTAAATAAGAGTTAAGCTGAAGGCTTAGAATTTACTGTTTTAGAGAAGGAGTTTCTAGCATTGTACCATTTGGCTAAAGGGGAAGAAGGATCAGAAAGGAGACTAAGACTTCTAGGATGGGCAATGCCAAAGTTCAAGGTTACTCAGAATCTGGTGCCCCCATAGTTCGGCATACGAGGAGATGGAAGAACGGGAAAGGAGCCATCTTAGAGAGCAGACCACTGGAGCAGCTAAAGAGGTGCTACTGCCACAGCGAGGTATTTTAGATATTTCAATTActattttcaaaaaaactttATACGTCCTCTTTTTTACTAGAAAAAGCAGGGGGAGTGGGAGTGGGACCTGCTTCGGAGGCCAGATCCTTAACCtataaaaataacacacacattCACCTGGAAATACATTCTACAGCTATGGAGATTCTAGACTGCAAGAGATGTCATTATAAAATCTGCTGCATTTATCCTATCACCACAAGTCaatagcagttctcaatctgGTCATGGACTAAGTAAGAGTACAACTCTGCCCCTcaaatttcctttactttttcttcattttttgaaataaaacaaaaca contains:
- the XKR8 gene encoding XK-related protein 8 translates to MPWSPRATLLRDLVLGVLGTAAFLLDLAADLWAACQYALSGSYLWAALVLALLGLASVALQLFSWIWLRADPVGLHRPQPPDRCLALLHLLQLGYLYRCMQGLQQGLLVWHQEAPSEFDLAYADFLSLDISMLRLFETFLETTPQLTLVLAIMLQSGRAEYYQWVGICTSFAGISWALLDYHRALRTCLPSKPRLGLGSSLIFFLWNLLLLWPRVLAVALFSALFPRYVALHFLGLWLVLLLWVWLQGTDFMPDPVSEWLYRATVATILYFSWFNVAEGRTRGRATIHLAFLLSDSILLVATGMTHSTWLPRGAALKIWLLVGGICFLLGLALRLVYYHWLHPSCRWEPDRVDGTRSLLSPEEHQLPQNRRVAGLAHTFFPKAKDAAASPVKEEVNGVL